Proteins encoded by one window of Deltaproteobacteria bacterium PRO3:
- a CDS encoding HTTM domain-containing protein, with protein MLRPSREAAPRPMSSLLHRFSAKLFQPVDAASLGMFRILFGALMAWQAYYYLARDRFVDYYLEPGFRFSYAFFEWLRPLPEPYFRALLILMVAAGIGIAAGILYRTCVLVFLLGFSYVFLLDKAYYNNHYYAIILLCFLMLFTSATRWGSLAQRPRPCAPFVPNWNLFILRAQFFIIYFYGGLAKLNADWLQGEPMRRWLLKVADLPIVGPLMTTEWAPYFFSWGGLVFDLSIGFLLWWRKTRFAAFLVVLFFNLTNSVLFQIGVFPFLMIAAATLFDDPDWPRKLFAQKSPPPAEVAAPAQSRGRELTLALIAAYFAVQILVPFRHFLIPGEVSWTEEGHLFAWHMKLRDKQGRLKIWVTDPATQRTFQVDPLLELNEFQYGKMRQRPQFIWQYVQHVKRELAGQGIQNPIIRVDAWVTLNGRPYQQLIDPDVDLATADSSFFSADPWIIPLDPNHHPGTLPGDPPTD; from the coding sequence ATGTTGCGGCCCAGTCGGGAGGCCGCGCCGCGACCCATGAGCTCGCTTCTGCACAGGTTCTCCGCCAAACTCTTCCAGCCCGTCGACGCCGCCTCTTTGGGGATGTTCCGCATCCTGTTCGGCGCCCTGATGGCCTGGCAGGCCTACTATTATTTGGCGCGGGATCGCTTCGTCGACTACTACCTCGAGCCCGGCTTCCGCTTCAGCTATGCCTTCTTCGAGTGGCTGCGTCCGCTGCCCGAGCCCTACTTCCGCGCCCTGCTGATCCTGATGGTCGCCGCGGGGATCGGCATCGCCGCCGGCATCCTCTACCGGACCTGCGTCCTGGTCTTTCTGCTGGGCTTCTCCTACGTCTTCCTCTTGGACAAGGCCTATTACAACAACCACTACTACGCGATCATCCTGCTCTGCTTCCTGATGCTGTTTACCTCGGCGACGCGGTGGGGCTCGCTCGCGCAGCGCCCTCGGCCGTGCGCCCCCTTCGTGCCCAATTGGAACCTCTTCATCCTCCGCGCCCAGTTCTTCATCATTTATTTCTACGGAGGGCTCGCCAAGCTCAACGCCGACTGGCTGCAGGGCGAACCGATGCGGCGCTGGCTGCTCAAGGTGGCGGACCTGCCCATCGTCGGCCCGCTGATGACGACCGAGTGGGCGCCCTACTTCTTCAGCTGGGGCGGCCTGGTCTTCGACCTCTCCATCGGCTTCCTCCTGTGGTGGCGCAAGACGCGCTTCGCCGCCTTCCTCGTCGTGCTCTTCTTCAACCTGACGAACAGCGTCCTGTTCCAGATCGGCGTCTTCCCCTTCCTGATGATCGCCGCGGCCACCCTCTTCGACGACCCCGACTGGCCGCGCAAATTATTCGCTCAGAAATCCCCGCCGCCGGCGGAGGTCGCGGCCCCAGCGCAAAGCCGAGGGCGGGAGCTTACCTTGGCCCTGATCGCCGCGTATTTCGCGGTGCAAATCCTCGTCCCCTTCCGGCATTTCCTCATCCCGGGCGAGGTCAGTTGGACGGAGGAAGGCCACCTCTTCGCCTGGCACATGAAACTGAGGGACAAGCAGGGACGGCTCAAGATCTGGGTGACCGACCCGGCTACGCAACGGACCTTCCAGGTCGACCCACTGCTGGAGCTGAATGAATTTCAATACGGAAAGATGAGGCAACGGCCGCAATTCATCTGGCAGTACGTCCAGCACGTGAAGCGCGAGCTCGCCGGCCAGGGGATCCAAAACCCGATCATCCGGGTGGATGCCTGGGTCACTTTGAACGGCCGCCCCTACCAGCAGCTGATCGATCCCGACGTCGATTTGGCGACCGCCGACTCCTCCTTCTTCTCCGCCGATCCGTGGATCATTCCCTTGGATCCCAACCACCACCCGGGCACCCTCCCCGGAGATCCACCGACAGACTAA